The DNA region TAGCTGGTAGTCTGGGTTGTTTCCCTCTTGACGACGGATTTTATCACTCGCCGCCTGACTGCTGTGATTACATATAAGGTATTTGGAGTTTGATAGGGTTTGGTACATTGGTGTATGCCCTAGCCCATTCAGTGCTCTACCCCCTTATACTACGACACAACGCTATACCTAAATATATTTCGGAGAGAACCAGCTATCACGAAGTTTGATTGGCCTTTCACCCCTATCCACAAGTCATCCCGGGGCTTTTCAACGCCTATGGGTTCAGTCCTCCACTAGTTCTTACACTAGCTTCAACTTGCTCATGGATAGATCACTTCGTTTCGGGTCTGCAGCATCTGACTAAGCGCCCTATTCAGACTCGCTTTCGCTACGGCTTCGCGTTTGCTTAACCTTGCCAGACACCACAACTCGCAGGCTCATTATGCAAAAGGCAGTCCATCACACTGTATTGCTACATAGTGCTCTGAATGATTGTAAGCAAATGGTTTTAGGTTCTATTTCACTCTGATCACCTCAGTTCTTTTCACCTTTCCCTCACGGTACTTGTACGCTATCGATCTGGTATTAGTATTTAGGGTTGGATCGTGGTCGACCCAGCTTCAGACAGGATTTCTCGTGTCCCGCCCTACTCAGGATACTGCTAGCTAAGGTTTGTTTTTCGCATACGGGACTATCACCCTCTATGGCTATACTTTCCAGAATGTTTTGCTAAACTCACCTCTTGCACATTGCAGTCCTACAACCCCCAGTGCAAGCACTGGGTTTGCCCTCTTGCGCTTTCGCTCGCCGCTACTGACGCAATCTCTATTGATTTCTTTTCCTAAGGGTACTAAGATGTTTCAATTCCCCTCGTTCGCTCCTATATAGGTAATGTATATCTCTATACATTGGGTTGCCCCATTCGGAAATCTACGGATCAAAGTTTCTTGACAACTCCCCGTAGCTTATCGCAGTCTAGTACGTCCTTCATCGCCTTTACCAGTCAAGGCATCCACCATTCGCTCTTAGTAGCTTACCTTTTTATCTTTTTTAGTTTTAAATTCACTAAAAAAGTTTTTGCATAAAAGCTATTAAATAGATTCATATAAGCATATTTATATATAAGCATTAGATTATATATAAAGATTATATAAATATTATTTTGAGCTTTTTTATTCTAAAACGCATCACTTCCTTGTTAAAGTTTTTAAATAATTTAAATAAAATGTTTTTTATCTTAAGACGGAAAGCATTCAAATACTTATAATCAAGCAAAGAATATAAGCTGTGAATTTGAAACTTATCTTTAGTGTTTAAGTTCTTTGATAGTATTAGCATTAACTTAATAAATCTTAATTTAAATATAGAAATATTTTAATTCCTAATTTAAATACATATAATTATATATTCTATAAATATAGAAATATTTGCTATAAATTATAGAAATATTTAAGTATTTAATTTCAATAAGTATTTATATAAGTATTTAGCTAATAATACTTAATAGTACTAACTAAAGAAAAGATAAAAGCATTTTATGCTTTAACAAGTTTAGTAAAATTGTTTTTATTAAAACTTGCTTGTGACTCTTAACAATGATAAGTTAAAGAACATATTCTTAAAAAGTTTTATTGATTGATTTTTAAGAAGTGAAAGTTGAAATTATACAAGAATAAGCTTAAGGGAAGATGAAATACAATAAGCTCAATATAAAAATTTTATATTGAGCTAAAAAAATCTCTAATTTTTATATCCTTTAAGTGCAAAAAATAAAATATAAAAATAACACAACATAGGAACTATGTAAGAAATTAACAAATTAGAATAATCAGCTACTAAACCTTGAACTGGTGGTATAAGAGCTCCTCCAACTATAGCCATACAAATAAGTCCTGAAGCTTGACTTGTAAATTTACCTAAATTTTTTGTAGCTAAAGAAAAAATAGTTGGAAACATAATAGAATTAAAAAATCCTATAGCTATTAAAGCTGCCATTGCAATTTTTCCACCCACTAAAACAGCTAATATAATTAAACTAATGCTTACAATGGCATTAAAAGCTAAATATTTATTTGGGGTTATAACACTCATTATAGCACTTCCTATAAATCTTCCTATCATAGCACCACCCCAATAAAATGCTATATATTTTGCACCTAAAAATTCTTCTACATTAGAAAATTGCTTCATGGTTAAAATTAAAAATGAACCAATTGATACTTCAGCTCCAACATAAAAAAATATAGCTGCAGCACCTAAAACAAGATGAGGATATTCAAATATAGTAATTTTTCCATCATGATTTTCTTCACTAATTTTCTCAGCTCTTTCTCTTACATCAGGAAGTTTTAAAAGATAAACTAAAATAGCTAAAAGTATTAAAACACCCGCTATAATCAAATAAGGGATTTGAACTGATTGAGCTTCTTGAGCCTTGCTTACATATTGGGCTGTTCCTGAAAGTATAAAAATAGCACCAAAAATTGGTCCTAAAGTTGTTCCTAGAGAGTTAAATGCTTGTACCAAAGTTAACATTCTAGCTTCTTTTCCTGGTGCAAGTAAAGTAACAAAAGGATTTCCCGCGGTTTGCAAAAGAACTACCCCGCTAGCTAAAACAAATAAAGCTCCTAAAAATATAGGATAAGAAGCTGTAGAAGCAGCAGGATAAAATAAAATACAACCTATAGCCGTTAAAATGAATCCTAAAACCACTCCAATTGGATATCCTATTTTCTCTAAAAGTTTTCCAAAAAAACCTCCAGTTATAAAATAAGCACCAAAAAAACAAAATTGTATCAAAGCTGCTTCAAAATAATTAAGTTCAAAAATAGCCTTAAGATGTGGTATTAAAATATCATTTAATACTGTAATAAATCCCATGGCGAAAAATAAAGCAGTCAATGTTATCAATGCAAAATTATTCGATTTTGTTTGCATATTATCTCCTTAAATTGAATTAAATTTTTTATAAACTTGAATTAAATGCTGTGTAGAACTATCATGCTTTTTTATTATCTCACCTTGAAATTCTGCTAAAATTGTTTTAGCAAGGTCTTTGCCAAGTTCTACACCCCATTGATCAAAACTATTAATATCCCAAATAACCCCTTGAACAAAAATTTTATGCTCATATAAAGCTATTAAAGATCCTATACTTCTTGGATGAATTTCATCAAGCAAAAGAACATTACTAGGTCTATTACCTGAAAAAACTCTATGAGGAGCAAGTTTATCAATTTGATCCTCGCTAAAACCTCTTTTTGTCATTTCTTCTTGCACTTCTTTAAGAGTTTTACCTAACATAAAAGCTTCAGCCTGAGCAAAAACATTACTAAGCAAAATTTCATGATGCTGGGAAAAATTTCCTTTTTTTCTCAAAGATGCAATTAAATCAATAGGACTTAAATGCGTTCCTTGATGTAAAAGCTGAAAAAATGCATGTTGAGCATTAATACCCACATCTCCCCAAACTATAGGACCTGTATCATAATTCACCCTTTTACCATTTTTTCTTATTTGCTTGCCATTGCTTTCCATATCAAGTTGCTGTATAAACTTAGGAAAATGTCTTAATACAGAATCATAAGGAGCTATAATATGACTACCTGCATCAAAAAAATTAATATACCAAACTCCTATTAAAGCCATAATTATAGGCATATTACTCTCAAAAGGTTCATTATGAAAATGCTCATCAACCAAATAAGCTCCTTCAAGCAAAGAAGAAAAATTTTCCTTACCCAAATAAATCATAATAGCTAAACCTATAGCAGACCAAAGGCTATAACGTCCACCTACCCAATTCCAAAATTCAAACATATTTTTAAGATCTATACCAAACTCCTTAACAGCTTCTTTATTTGTTGAAACTGCTACAAAATGTTTTGCAATATGTTTTTCATCTAAAGCGTGATCTAAAAACCATCTTCTGGCTGTAAAAGCATTAGTTAAAGTTTCTTGAGTAGAAAAAGTTTTAGAAGCTATAATAAATAAAGTTGTTTCAGGATGAACTTTTTCTAAAACTTCTTGTAATTGTATACCATCTACATTAGAAACAAAATGCATATGAAGTCTTGGATGGGCATAATTTTTTAATGCCTTGCACACCATTAAAACCCCAAGATCAGAACCTCCTATACCTATATTTACAACATCAGTAATAACTTGATTAGTATAACCAAGCCAAGAACCTATTCTTAAAGAATCAGAAAAATTCTGCATTTTAAATAAAGCTTCTCTTACATTTGGCATAATATCCATATCATCAATCATAACCGCATAGCCTGATTTATTTCTTAAAGCTGTATGTAAAACCGCCCTATTTTCGGTATTATTAATTTTTTTACCTTCAAACATAGCATCAATTTTTTCTTTCAATGAGCATTCATGTGCTAAATCAAATAAAAGCTTTAAAGTTTTATCATTCATGCGATTTTTAGAATAATCAAGTTTTAAATCTCCAAGTTGTAAAAAATATCTTAACCCTCTATTTAAATCTTCATCAAATAAAGTTCGCATATGCACATCTTTAATATCCAAAAAATGGCTTTGCAATGCTTTATAAGATTTTAGTTGTGTCAAAGTTTTCATCACTAACTCCGGTTTTTTAAAAAATAATCCCTTAAATGATTTTCAAGTGCTACAGCTACACCATAAATCCCAGAATATTTAGCTAAAACAACATATATAGGAATAGCTGCTAAATAAGCATCAAATCTCCCTTTATTTTCAAAACGTACTCTAAAAGGAGAAGTTTTAAAATAATCAATAAATCGAGGAATTATTCCTCCGCAAAGATAAACTCCACCTCTAGCACCTAAAGTTAAAGCTAAATCAGCAGAAACAGTTCCAAGCATTGCGCAAAAAATATCTAAAGTCAAACGACACAAAGGTGATTTACCACTTAAAGCATATTCACTAATAAGCTCAGGTGTCATATTTAAACTTTTTACCTTTTCTCTATCTGCTAAAGCTTCATAAATTAAAACGAGCCCTGAACCGCTTAAAAAACGTTCTGCTGATACATGCCCATATTTTTTCTTAGCATACTGCCAAATAGCTACTTCAGTATCATCAAAAGGCGAAAAACTAGTATGTCCACCCTCTCCTGCTAAAGCAATATAACCTCCATTATAACAAGGAATTAATCCGCTTACACCAAGTCCAGTACCAGGACCTAAAACAGCCTTAGGAGCATTTATTTCACAAGAAGTACCACCTATTTGAATAAGATCTGCAGTAGACATCTTAGAAATTGCATAAGCTTGTGCTGTAAAATCATTAATCAAAATTAAAACTTCTAAATGCAAAGCTTGTCTTGTAGTTTCTATAGAAAAAGCCCAATGATGATTTGTCATTTGCACCCAATCTCCCACTACAGGATTTGCTATAGCAAAAGCAGCATACTTAACTACAGGATTACCAACTTTACTTAAATACATTTTAACAGCATCAACAACAGTGTTATAATCATTACAAGCTAATACTTCTATATTTTCAATAATATTTGCTTCAACTTCCAATGCAAAACGAGCATTTGTCCCTCCAATATCAGCCAAAAGCCTAGGATAAGTTTTTTTATTTTGAGAAATAGACATTGCATACTACCTTTTTTGAATGAAGTATATAAGAGATAGGCAATTTTGGATCAATTGCCTCAAGAGCTTTATTTAAAACCTTTAATTTTTCTTCTGTGCTTATTGATAAAAACAATTCTTTACATTTTTCAAGAGCAGATAAAGACATAGATAATCTTTTATAAGGTGCATTTTTAGGACTCATTAAAACAATATTTTGATGTGTTTTTAAAGCCTGTTGGAATTCTTGAGCATCACAAAAAAGTGAAGCTGTATGTCCATCAAGCCCCATACCTAAAATAGCAATATCGGGTTGTTGATAATAAATGTTTGCCTTACAAACAAGTTTATCTAATGCAATATTAGGATTTTCAAAATAAGTTTGAAAATAAGATTTTTGAGCTAAATTTTTTAAAAAATGTGTTGTGATTAATCTAGCATTACTATTTTCATCATTTAAATCAACAATTCTTTCATCCACTAAAGAAACATTACATCTATGCCAGGCACAATCTTCTTTACTTAATAACTCTAAAAAATCAATAGGAGATTTTCCTCCAGAAAAAGCAAGATTAACCCTATCTTTAAAAGATAGATATTTTTCAAGTGATGAAACAATAGCTTTAACTAATGCAATATTGGATTCTAATGCATTATCAAAATTATATAATTTAAATGCCATTAATACACCTTGATTAAAATATATAATTAAAGCTTAGCAAAGCTTTGTTTAATAACTTTATTTGTTTTATTTATATTTAAATAAAATACCAAGATTATTGTTTCAAATTTTCACATTTATTTTATATAAAACATTAAAAATAAACACTAATATACAAACAAAGTTTAATTAATAATTATGCCATTCATGACCATCTTGTTTAATAAAATCAAAAACTTCTTTAGGACCCCAACTACCTGCAAGATAAAAATATAAAGGGGTTTTATTTGCCTTCCAATTTTCTAAAATAGGATCAATCCAAATCCAAGCTGCCTCAAGTTCTTCTTTGTGATTAAAAGATGTTTGATTTCCTTCTATTGCATCTAAAATTAATCTTTCATAAGGCTGCATAATAGAAGAATTATTAAGATTTAAAATAAGATTTTTTTCTTCATATTCCATAGTTTTGCCAATTTTTTTAACTTTTAAATTTAAAGAAATCTCATTATCTGGTTGTAAACGTATGATAAGTTTATTAGGGTGTAAATTTAAAAGTTCTTTATTTTTAAAATAAATAACAATTTGTGCAAAAGAATCTGCCATTCTTTTACCTGTTCTTATATAAAAAGGAACCCCTTCCCAATTTTCTTCTAAAAGTTCAGCTTTAATAGCCACAAAAGTTTCAGTTTGACTATTATTTTTTACATTATCTTCAGCCAAATATGCTTTAAATTCACCTGATTTAATATATTGAGCTCTAATTACATTATTTTTCATATCTTCATCACTTAAAGGTTTTAAGTTTTTTAAAAGATTTAATTTGGCTTCTCTTATAGATTGTGCATCAAAATTTTGTGGAATTTTCATAGCGACTAAAGAGAGGATTTGTAAAATATGATTTTGAACCATGTCTCTTAAAGCCCCTGTATTATCATAAAATTCTCCTCTACTTTCAACCCCCAAAGTTTCAAAAACACTAATTTCTATATAATCAATATGTTCTTTATTCCACAAAGATGTAAATATAGGATTATAAGATCTTAAAAACAAAAGATTTTGTATGCTTTCTTTTCCAAGATAATGATCAATCCTATAAATTTGATTTTCATTATAGTATTTAGCAATTTCATTGTTAATAGCTTGACAAGATTGCAAATCCATACCTAAAGGTTTTTCTAAAATAATTTTTACATTAGCTTGATTAAGATGAACTAATGTTAAATTCTTGCAAGCTTTCATAAAAAATTCAGGTGAAACAGAAAAATAAATTACAATATTTTGATTTGTATGGCCAAGCTCTTTTTGCAAATAATAAAAATCTTCCATATTGTTTAAATTAATACTTAAATAGGTTATAATATGTGTAAATTCTTCCCATTTTTTATCATTATAATTTTTAATATGTATTTTAGAACGATTATTTAGTTCCCCTATAAATTGTTCTGTATTAAAACTACTCCTACTTGTAGCAATAATTCTTCCCATAGAAGGCAATAAATCATCTAAAAAAGCTTGATATAATGATGGAAAAATTTTTCTCATGGCCAAATCCCCAGTAGCTCCAAATAAAACAAATCTAAAATTTTGCATCATTTTTCCTTGTACATATCATAAATATTAAAAATTTCATCACCAAATAAAAGCTTAACATTAAAGCTATTATTTAGAATTTTTATTTAGAATATAGCATAATTATTACAATGATTAAGAAATTTTAATCTAAAAAAATTTTCAAGGAATTAAATAATGGCACAAATAAAACTAAAACAAATCACACAAAACATTATAGATCGTAGCAAAAAAACAAGAGAAAATTATTTAGAGCGTATTCAAACATATAAAGGTAAAATTCAAAGAAAAAATTTAGCTTGTGCCAATTTAGCTCATACTTATGCAAGTATTCCAAAACATATTAAAGAAAAAATTAAAGAAAATGAAGGACTAAATTATGCCATCATTTCAGCTTACAATGATATGCTTTCAGCACATCAACCCTTTAAAAATTATCCCGATATTATTAAAAAAGAAATTTTTAAACATAATGCTTTTGCTCAGTTTGCAGGCGGTACTCCAGCTATGTGCGATGGAATCACCCAAGGTTATGAAGGCATGGAATTGAGTTTATTTTCGCGTGATGTTATTGCTATGAGTGTAGCTATAGCTCTTTCTCATAATGTTTTTGATGGAGCTTTTTATCTTGGAGTTTGTGATAAAATTGTTCCTGGTCTTTTAATAGGAGCTTTAAGCTTTGGGCATTTACCTAGTATTTTTATACCTTCAGGACCTATGACTAGCGGGATATCTAATGATGAAAAATCTAAAACTAGACAACTTTTCGCCGAGGGTAAAATTTCTCGTGACGCATTACTTCAAAGTGAAATGAAATCTTATCATGATGTTGGTACTTGCACTTTTTATGGTACAGCTAATTCAAATCAAATGATGATCGAATTTATGGGACTACATTTAGCCAACTCAGCTTTTATTAATCCAAATACCACTTTAAGAGAAGCTTTAGTAAAACAGGCAGCTTTACATATGGTCAAAAATCAAATCAAAAGCATAGGAGAATTATTAAGTGAAAAAAATATTGTCAACGCTATGATAGGACTTATGGCAACAGGTGGATCAACCAATCACACCATTCATTTAATAGCTGTTGCTAGAACAGCAGGTATTATTATAAATTGGGATGATTTTAATGCTATTTCTAATATTATTCCTCTTTTAGCAAGAGTTTATCCTAATGGTAAAGCAGATATTAACCAATTTGAAGCAGCTGGAGGCATAGCTTTTATCATTCATGAGCTTTTAAAAGAAGGTTTATTACATGATGATGTAGATACTGTTATGGGTAAGGGCATGCAAAGCTATACTCAAAATCCATTTTTCATTGATAATAAAATTGTTTATAAAAATGGGGTTGAAAAAAGTAAAAATGAAAATATATTAAGAAGCATAAAAAACCCTTTTTTAAAAGATGGAGGAGTTAAAATTTTAAAAGGAAACATAGGTAGAGCAGTAATAAAAATTTCAGCCGTAAAAGAAGAACATCAAATTATAAAAGCTCCAGCTTTAGTCTTTAATTCTCAACAAGAATTTATCAAAAGTTTTGAAAACAAAGAACTTCAAAAAGATTTTATTGCCATTATACCTTATCAAGGACCTAGAGCTAACGGTATGCCAGAATTACATAAACTTACTCCGCTCTTAGGAAGTTTACAAGATCAAGGTTTTAAAGTAGCTCTTATTACAGATGGTAGAATGTCAGGAGCCTCAGGCAAAATACCAGCAGCCATACATATGAGTCCAGAAGCATTACTTGGAGGAAATATAGCAAAA from Campylobacter hepaticus includes:
- a CDS encoding sugar MFS transporter → MQTKSNNFALITLTALFFAMGFITVLNDILIPHLKAIFELNYFEAALIQFCFFGAYFITGGFFGKLLEKIGYPIGVVLGFILTAIGCILFYPAASTASYPIFLGALFVLASGVVLLQTAGNPFVTLLAPGKEARMLTLVQAFNSLGTTLGPIFGAIFILSGTAQYVSKAQEAQSVQIPYLIIAGVLILLAILVYLLKLPDVRERAEKISEENHDGKITIFEYPHLVLGAAAIFFYVGAEVSIGSFLILTMKQFSNVEEFLGAKYIAFYWGGAMIGRFIGSAIMSVITPNKYLAFNAIVSISLIILAVLVGGKIAMAALIAIGFFNSIMFPTIFSLATKNLGKFTSQASGLICMAIVGGALIPPVQGLVADYSNLLISYIVPMLCYFYILFFALKGYKN
- the pgi gene encoding glucose-6-phosphate isomerase, with translation MKTLTQLKSYKALQSHFLDIKDVHMRTLFDEDLNRGLRYFLQLGDLKLDYSKNRMNDKTLKLLFDLAHECSLKEKIDAMFEGKKINNTENRAVLHTALRNKSGYAVMIDDMDIMPNVREALFKMQNFSDSLRIGSWLGYTNQVITDVVNIGIGGSDLGVLMVCKALKNYAHPRLHMHFVSNVDGIQLQEVLEKVHPETTLFIIASKTFSTQETLTNAFTARRWFLDHALDEKHIAKHFVAVSTNKEAVKEFGIDLKNMFEFWNWVGGRYSLWSAIGLAIMIYLGKENFSSLLEGAYLVDEHFHNEPFESNMPIIMALIGVWYINFFDAGSHIIAPYDSVLRHFPKFIQQLDMESNGKQIRKNGKRVNYDTGPIVWGDVGINAQHAFFQLLHQGTHLSPIDLIASLRKKGNFSQHHEILLSNVFAQAEAFMLGKTLKEVQEEMTKRGFSEDQIDKLAPHRVFSGNRPSNVLLLDEIHPRSIGSLIALYEHKIFVQGVIWDINSFDQWGVELGKDLAKTILAEFQGEIIKKHDSSTQHLIQVYKKFNSI
- a CDS encoding glucokinase — its product is MSISQNKKTYPRLLADIGGTNARFALEVEANIIENIEVLACNDYNTVVDAVKMYLSKVGNPVVKYAAFAIANPVVGDWVQMTNHHWAFSIETTRQALHLEVLILINDFTAQAYAISKMSTADLIQIGGTSCEINAPKAVLGPGTGLGVSGLIPCYNGGYIALAGEGGHTSFSPFDDTEVAIWQYAKKKYGHVSAERFLSGSGLVLIYEALADREKVKSLNMTPELISEYALSGKSPLCRLTLDIFCAMLGTVSADLALTLGARGGVYLCGGIIPRFIDYFKTSPFRVRFENKGRFDAYLAAIPIYVVLAKYSGIYGVAVALENHLRDYFLKNRS
- the pgl gene encoding 6-phosphogluconolactonase, whose translation is MAFKLYNFDNALESNIALVKAIVSSLEKYLSFKDRVNLAFSGGKSPIDFLELLSKEDCAWHRCNVSLVDERIVDLNDENSNARLITTHFLKNLAQKSYFQTYFENPNIALDKLVCKANIYYQQPDIAILGMGLDGHTASLFCDAQEFQQALKTHQNIVLMSPKNAPYKRLSMSLSALEKCKELFLSISTEEKLKVLNKALEAIDPKLPISYILHSKKVVCNVYFSK
- the zwf gene encoding glucose-6-phosphate dehydrogenase codes for the protein MQNFRFVLFGATGDLAMRKIFPSLYQAFLDDLLPSMGRIIATSRSSFNTEQFIGELNNRSKIHIKNYNDKKWEEFTHIITYLSINLNNMEDFYYLQKELGHTNQNIVIYFSVSPEFFMKACKNLTLVHLNQANVKIILEKPLGMDLQSCQAINNEIAKYYNENQIYRIDHYLGKESIQNLLFLRSYNPIFTSLWNKEHIDYIEISVFETLGVESRGEFYDNTGALRDMVQNHILQILSLVAMKIPQNFDAQSIREAKLNLLKNLKPLSDEDMKNNVIRAQYIKSGEFKAYLAEDNVKNNSQTETFVAIKAELLEENWEGVPFYIRTGKRMADSFAQIVIYFKNKELLNLHPNKLIIRLQPDNEISLNLKVKKIGKTMEYEEKNLILNLNNSSIMQPYERLILDAIEGNQTSFNHKEELEAAWIWIDPILENWKANKTPLYFYLAGSWGPKEVFDFIKQDGHEWHNY
- the edd gene encoding phosphogluconate dehydratase: MAQIKLKQITQNIIDRSKKTRENYLERIQTYKGKIQRKNLACANLAHTYASIPKHIKEKIKENEGLNYAIISAYNDMLSAHQPFKNYPDIIKKEIFKHNAFAQFAGGTPAMCDGITQGYEGMELSLFSRDVIAMSVAIALSHNVFDGAFYLGVCDKIVPGLLIGALSFGHLPSIFIPSGPMTSGISNDEKSKTRQLFAEGKISRDALLQSEMKSYHDVGTCTFYGTANSNQMMIEFMGLHLANSAFINPNTTLREALVKQAALHMVKNQIKSIGELLSEKNIVNAMIGLMATGGSTNHTIHLIAVARTAGIIINWDDFNAISNIIPLLARVYPNGKADINQFEAAGGIAFIIHELLKEGLLHDDVDTVMGKGMQSYTQNPFFIDNKIVYKNGVEKSKNENILRSIKNPFLKDGGVKILKGNIGRAVIKISAVKEEHQIIKAPALVFNSQQEFIKSFENKELQKDFIAIIPYQGPRANGMPELHKLTPLLGSLQDQGFKVALITDGRMSGASGKIPAAIHMSPEALLGGNIAKIKNGDMILFDAKNGILEVLLDEKEWKNRKINEFKNQEIFGCGRELFAGFRSQSSSAETGAMSFGGYFN